Proteins encoded within one genomic window of Desulfurella sp.:
- the acpP gene encoding acyl carrier protein produces the protein MSSIADQVKDIIKEQLGVEEEEIKPEAKFIEDLGADSLDTVELVMAMEEKFGIEIPDSDAEKILTVQDAINYVESHINK, from the coding sequence ATGTCATCTATTGCAGATCAAGTAAAAGATATCATCAAAGAGCAACTTGGGGTAGAAGAAGAAGAAATTAAGCCAGAGGCAAAATTTATTGAAGATTTAGGTGCGGATTCTTTGGATACAGTGGAATTAGTTATGGCTATGGAAGAAAAATTTGGGATAGAAATTCCAGATTCAGATGCAGAAAAAATTTTAACTGTTCAAGATGCAATAAATTATGTAGAAAGTCATATCAATAAATAA